Within the Halomonas sp. HL-93 genome, the region TGCTTGGCCCTGGTCGTTGCGCTGTGCCTGCTGTTGCTGGGTAGCCGCCGGACGATCTGCCGAGCGCGACATGCTGCCGCTGCTGGCGCCGCCACCGAAGCGTCGTGCGTCGGCGGACTCGACCGCCAGGCCAAAGCCCATTGCGCCTACCAATAAGATGACGAAAAACTGTCGCAACATTGTGTGTCTCCGGATTAACAAGCGCCGCTGGGGCGCGAAGGTGATGCAATGAACCAAGTTTAACGCCTATACGCATCGTGCGTCGTCTGTTTCAATCTGTCTTTGTATAAAGACAATAATGAGGTGGCATCGTGCGCTTGCAACGCGATAAAAGTTTACTGCTGATGGTCGATTTCCAAGCGGGCTTACTGCCAGCGATTGACGGCGGTGAGGCCGCTATAAGCGAGGCTCATTGGCTGTTTGGCGTAGCCGATGCGCTGGCAGTGCCCGTATGGCTAACTGAACAAATGCCCGAGAAACTTGGGGGCACGGCACTAGCGTTACTGGAAGCCCGACAAGCGCCCACGATATGGCAAAAGCAGCACTTCGGGATTATGGAGGAAGCCGTGTTTCGTGAGGCGCTGCATGCGTCGGGCAGGCATCAGGTGGTGTTGTGCGGCACCGAGGCGCATATTTGCGTACTGCAAACGGCACTCGGGCTATTAGCCGAAGGCTATGCGGTCTATTGGCTCAGCGAGGCGACGGCAAGCCGCCGGGCCGAGGAAGCGATGCTGGCGCGCGAGAGGGCCTGTGCCTTGGGGGCGCAGGCGGTCTCGGCGGATATGGTGGCCTACGAGTGGCTTCACCGCTGTGATACAGCGTCTTTCAGCGCGGTCCACCAGCAGTTTTTGAAGCCTCGTGCGGCGAAAGCAGTGCGTTTTTTCTAGGCGTGTGTTTAACGCTCGGCTTCGCGCCGGGTGAAGACAAAGGTATCGCCTTGTGACGCGGCGGCATCGAAGCGGTAACCGGCAACATCAAATGCTTTTAGCGCCTCGGGGTCGTTAATGTTCTGACGAATTATCCAGGCGCTCATCAGGCCGCGCGCCTTTTTGGCGTAGAAGCTGATGATCTTGAAGGTGCCATTTTTTTCATCTTTAAATACCGGCGTGATGATCCGGGCATCCAGTTTCTTGGCATCAACGGCTTTGAAATACTCGTTGGAAGCCAGGTTAACCAGCACCTTTGAACCGCTTTCGGCAATAGCTGCGTCCAGCGCTTTGGTTAGCGTGGGCTTCCAGTAGGCATAGAGATCCTTGCCTGCCGAGTTAGCTAGTTTGGTGCCCATCTCAAGCCGGTAGGGCTGGATCAGATCCAGCGGGCGCAACAGGCCATAAAGACCTGAGAGAATACGCAGGTGCTGTTGAGCAAAGCGATTCTCACTGTCGCTGAACGTGTCAGCTTCAAGCCCCGTGTACACATCACCCTGAAAGGCCTGGGCGGCGGGCTTGGCGTTTTCCAGCGAAAACGGCGGCTGCCATTCGGTAAAGCGGGCCGCGTTCAAGCCTGCCAGTTTGTCGCTAATGCCCATGAGGTCGCTGATCTGCTGCGGTGAATAGTCGCGCAGGATATCGATGAGTGCTTGGCTATCAGCCAGAAAATCCGGCTGACTGACGTCTTGGGTGGTTGACGGGGTTTCAAAATCCAGCGTTTTGGCCGGTGAAATAACGCTCAACATGGCAGCTTCCTTGGGACATCGTCGATGTAATGGACCACATTATACCAAGCCTCGGCGATGGCCGAGGCTATGAGATCGATAGCGTAATCTTCTATCAAGGGCAGGGGTTGGGCATGCGGTGATGGATATCGTCGATTGCTTCCAACAGGTCGTCGTCAAGCTTGAGACTTTCGCTGGCTAAGTTGCTTTCCAACTGTTCCATGGTGGTGGCGCCAATGATGTTGCTGGTCAGAAAACTGCGCGAATTGACGAACGCGAGGG harbors:
- a CDS encoding isochorismatase family protein encodes the protein MRLQRDKSLLLMVDFQAGLLPAIDGGEAAISEAHWLFGVADALAVPVWLTEQMPEKLGGTALALLEARQAPTIWQKQHFGIMEEAVFREALHASGRHQVVLCGTEAHICVLQTALGLLAEGYAVYWLSEATASRRAEEAMLARERACALGAQAVSADMVAYEWLHRCDTASFSAVHQQFLKPRAAKAVRFF
- the yaaA gene encoding peroxide stress protein YaaA; the protein is MLSVISPAKTLDFETPSTTQDVSQPDFLADSQALIDILRDYSPQQISDLMGISDKLAGLNAARFTEWQPPFSLENAKPAAQAFQGDVYTGLEADTFSDSENRFAQQHLRILSGLYGLLRPLDLIQPYRLEMGTKLANSAGKDLYAYWKPTLTKALDAAIAESGSKVLVNLASNEYFKAVDAKKLDARIITPVFKDEKNGTFKIISFYAKKARGLMSAWIIRQNINDPEALKAFDVAGYRFDAAASQGDTFVFTRREAER